In the genome of Juglans microcarpa x Juglans regia isolate MS1-56 chromosome 6S, Jm3101_v1.0, whole genome shotgun sequence, the window AGACGGCTACTGTCTCACAGTCAAGAGCCTCGCGCACTCACACACCCTGCTCCATAATCACACTTGCAAACCATAAATtacccgtctctctctctctctctctcggtctaCAGCGTTCCCGGTTGCAGTCCACACGTACGGTCTCAGACTCGCATTGGCTGCTTGCTATCCATTTCTCGCTCGTATCCTTACagctttactcttttttaagaGCCGCAGCTGCATAACTTTTCAGTTGGCTCACCCCAATTACTGATCAACCAAGTTTATCTCATCGTCTGCTTGAGAGAGATCCCCGATCCCATGGAGTTGAGCACATTTCGCGACTGCTCTTCGCTAATACTACTTTTTATCTCAGGTATGCTACACAGTCATCTCGTTCTTCTGATGTATTTTGTAGCTTTTGGCTTCGTTTGGTAAATTGGTTTCTAAATTCGCTGACTTGGAAGAAGTTCCATTTTCGGGTTTCAATGTGCATTACTAGGAATTTTGTTGTTTCCTGTAATGGTTGCTTCAATTGGGATAAACTACGGCCAAATAGCGAACAATCTACCTTCGCCAGAGAGCGTGGTACCTCTTGTCAAAACCATCGGTGCCACTAAGGTGAAGCTCTACGACGCAGATCCACGAGTGCTCAAAGCATTCGCCAACACCGGCGTGGAATTCGTTGTCGGGCTGGGAAACGAGTACTTGGCGAAGATGAAGGACCCAGAAAATGCCCAAGCCTGGGTCAAGACCAACGTCCAGGCCTACCTTCCGGCAACGAACATCACCTCCATCTTCGTTGGCAACGAAGTTTTAACCTTCAACGACACCGCTCTCGCAGGTTGTCTCCTACCGGCAATGCAGAATGTGCACACGGCGCTCGTGAATCTTGGGTTAGACAAGCAGGTGGCTGTGACCACCGCTCACTCTCTGGCCATTCTCGAAACCTCGTACCCACCTTCGGCCGGGGCTTTTCGCCGCGATCTGTCGGGCTGTATCACCCAGATTTTGAGCTTCCACGCCAAGACGGGCTCGCCATTCTTAATCAACGCGTACCCTTACTTCGCGTACAAGGCGAGCCCGAAGCATGTCACGCTGGACTTCGTTCTCTTCCAGCCGAACCCAGGGGTCGTAGACCCTGTTACGAACCTCCGTTACGACAACATGCTGTTCGCGCAGATCGACGCCGTGTACGCCGCACTCGCTTCAGCTGGCTACAAGAAGCTGCCGGTTCACATCTCCGAGACGGGTTGGCCGTCGAGAGGGGACGAGGACGAGGTCGGCGCGACCCCGGAGAACGCCAAGAAGTACAACGGGAATCTGTTTAAGCTGATGAAGAAGAAGGGTACGCCGATGAGACCGAGCTCGGACCTGAACATCTACGTCTTTGCTTTGTTCAACGAGAACATGAAGCCCGGACCGACTTCGGAGAGGAATTACGGGCTGTTCAAGCCGGACGGGACTCCCGCGTACGCCCTTTGCATTGCAACAAACGACGGCGTTAGTAACACTACGAACTTCGGGGGCTCTACTCCTGGCGGCTCTACTGCTGACAGCTCTACTCCTGGCAGCTCTGATACCCCCCTGACGCCGCCCACAGGTTATTTGTCCATTACCTCTGCTGCTCCGGTGAGtaaatttttgttaataattttttcagagaaaaaaaaatctttgccGTTTTTAGTGTATGATAATGATACTGTGAAAAATACTTCAGGTCAACTGTTCAAAGGTAGAAGAAAACAACATGCATATCTTAAATTCAAATCCTAATTCTAACCGCAAGGAGATGTATCATCTTAACAAAAAGTACCGTAAGTCTTATTAGATAggctttataaatttataccttttgctaaaattgaaaatataaatcttaattttataaatttgtgcAAGCTTCGTGCATTCccgtttaaataaaatagataaatatgacactcataaaaatacttttaaattttggtcattgttttgaaattcaaaagtaGTATGTGAGATTTGAAGACTTTAAAaatgtatctaatattattcaaatataaattaaaataatatttattttattgataatttatcattaatcatataaaagTCTAATGTCTGAAAAAAGTAGTGCTAAGATACAACCTTttgtacaattattttataatcctgttttaaatggatgatatttttataaagtataataattattattattatacaaaaaTGTCACTCAATTAAAAgagagttgtaaaaaaaaaaactataaaatagtTGTATCCTTGCTACTActcttaggttgtgtttggaaatacaattattttaagatatttttaaattatttcactattatttataaacagttcactattatttataaattattcactattatttctctattattcataaattattttactattatttacaaatgatgtgaatgctcttaacAAGCcttaatattatgtatataaaCAACAATAAATGCTATATAAACATTCATGTAGCTCTCACTTGAATTCCAAGATACTTTTTGCTTGGGAAAACCATTGTTGGCATTAGGTAATGGGTCTCCTcctaataaaatttcttttatatttatttcttaaactataactaaaatactttatttcatatttctaaCCTTGTAAGAGTATtttcattggattagctaaaagttaaatttaatgagtatttagctattagagagcaaaatatgctcatattggattagctaaattctaaatatttagaatttagttacagtgactttcaaaaattttttcaaatttgaaggttactgtacatacatcaaatacatattttattaattatttctctccatttctttctatcacatattttattacaattgaaatattaatttgagttagtgatatattaatttaataagaatatgattattatataatattcattgctatataatgaataaatatataatctaatgtagagatttgatgtgaataatcaaaattaaatttatctaatattattttattattatataatgaaaaaatagctattccaatgtggagatttatatgaatggaatagctaaaagtcaaatttctcttacattcttaaaaaatgtcatttaattttaactaatccaatgagagtgctctaacgAAGGATTCCATGATTCGAGACCTTGCTTCCACGAATCCAAcctcatacatatatatatatatatatatatatatatataataaaatttaaaaaaaaaaaaaactaataaagaagatgatgatcaaCAGTCCCAAACAGCAAATACGACATGATAGATCTTGTGCACATAAATGCACAAGATACCTACCTACCTGTCGCCTGGTCCAGTTTCCAAATTTTAATTGCCATTAAAATCCTGACAAGATATTCACGAGTGTTAAATTTTTATCAACACTCCATGCATTTTGAAGTTTTGGGAGCCCTCAAAACTGGTCCCTCCGATGGCTAGAGTTGGTAAATTGTGGAGGTCccttcaaaataacaataagaTCTTTGTCATCAAACCCAACACTAATGGTGGTGCTGTTGATTTCAGGAGAGGTACCAATCTGTGGCTGCTCCAgcattccttttcttcttcatgtctatgatgatgatgatgatgatgggatTGGTCCACCATTAAAGATGGGAGAGCTAAGCGTTCAAACTTTTACCAGCctccaagtaaaaaaaaaaaaaaaaaaactgcaaaaaaaaaagagaaaaaagaggcTACTATGCTGTGTACATTACTATGTTCTGGGAGTCAATTATACTCATCAAACCAAACTAATGGGACCCTTTTCCCCATCTATGCATTCTCTTTCATTTGATTAATAATTGCTGGTGTGGCCTGTAGGGTTTTATTGAGGATTGAAGTTGGATGATTTGGTGCTTGTTCATACATATTTTCTCACTTTCCAGTTGGCAATCAACAGTAAATATTTCTCACTCGTTTTAAGAATAGGTATGTGAAAGATTAAGGAGATTCTTGGCTTGATATGTTTGTTGTGGCTCCTCTTTCAGCTGTGAAGGGGAATATTACTGTTATTACTGAAGAggatcttcaatttttttaaaatgtgagTATATTAGCATAATTTATGATGTAGAGTTACATGGTGAGGAGATAGATGCTCTATAGCATAACAAACCCTCGTGAATCTATAGAATATGCTATTATGATTTGTTTCTTCTTCGCATTTTTGTCTTCAAACTTGCTATTATAAGTGCACATGCTCGTACAAAAACCTTTCACTGGCTTACATTATGCTCATACAACATACCTTCTAGAACATGAATAATAATGGTTATCATTGTTCAATAGAATAAAGTGTTGAAAAGATCAGAGGAAGGACAATTTGTAAAACGGCAAGGTGATGAGGAGAATTGACTACGGCCGCCCTACATAACCCTGGCATAGAACATCACAGGCAGGAAACTATCAGCAACCTAATAGCCAGCCAAAATTTTCACTATATAAACGGTATTGATAAAAGTCACTATCCCTGCTCCCACCAGCCGATGTTCCGCAACCGCTTTTACTCTCGTGACATGTATCTCGAAGCTGAGAGTTCCATGTTTTTCCGGTAAGCGGACTCACCATTCTATGGACTTGATGCCTGAACAAAGTTGGCTACACATAGTAAAAGGGAAGCTCAAAGGCAATGAAACAGCAAAATGAACCCAATCATTGCCTTCAAAACTCCATGTTAGACTGGGATGACTCTCCTGCTACCGGCCTTGGTTCGCTTTTAACTCTTTGATAGAATAACAGATATGCGGCCGAAGTCCTGATGTCAGTTTCACTCACTGGAGAAACATGACTGTCATCAAAATGGTACCATCTATTCTCGTTGATCAACTGCACAAGTTGCAAAGTCGAGCCATAAGAACCAGTGCCTAATGATATCCAATCATGTACTGTGGAGTCTCAACGAGTATctcccactttaaaaaaaaaaaaataataaaaaaataaaaaaaatctgtattaGTTATTATATCCTTTACCTTGCCATATGCAGTGTAGTGCCCACCACCAAGACCACCATAATGGTTGCTGATAGCATATAGCTCATACACGTGAGATTGCCCATCTTTGCCCTTCACATATTTGCTCAAATCAAGGTTGCGAATAGGGAAATTCACAAAAGCGTCTAGTTTGTTCTTCAGGTATCTGCTGTAGGAGAACCGTTTCAAGTGAACAACAAGGATGTCTGGCAACATCCacaaatcaagtttttttgTTGCTTGCCTATGTTCCTTGCACCTTGGGCAATACctgcatttaaaatttaaaagatagaATGAGGCAAGAACATTGCCCAATATTAGAGGAATATTGGTGGAAAAAATTCCTAATTATATAATCTATAAGCCATCGTCAGGACTTAAAAGTACTCTTACCACATGTCATCTGGCCCTAGAGGTTCTTCAGTCAGGAATGCCTCCAAGcatgaaaacaaagaaacagctTCCTGCCGGGTTTTCTTCACAGTGAACCCAGTCTTGTGAACCTCAGGGAGATCCTTGAGGTAACTGGAATCATATAATTCACGTTCTTTGTCACTCCAGTCAAGAAACACCTTAACAAGTTGACTTGATTTTATGAGAGAATCCTTCTCAATCGGCTTGCAACTCAAACCACTTCCATTAGTTAAAAAGAGCTGGAAGGGTAAGTCCCTGCTGGATGTTTCCTCTACTTCTGTGTTTTTTATTGATTCGCCTCCCGGTACAGATTGAGCATTGTAGCTGTCCAATGGTTCGTCCATAGCTTCTGAAACAAAGCCATTTTCTATACTGCTATGAGCCTTAGTCGAAGAAGAATATCTCCTCCTCAAAGGTGATAGCATTCTAGAAACAGCAATACTAATACCAGCTCCATTTAGAGCATCTTCTCCTAAGCAAGTCACTAGAGGGGTTCCAAAAAGCTTCCTACCACCACCCTTTAGATTGTCGGATGTACATCTACATATAACAAATGAAAAGcatttggtgagaaaatttgatccaggaaaaaagaaaaaaaaaaggacagtgAAGAACTTAAACGATACGTGGCAATTACTAGATCATTAGTCCTCTCTAGAAGGTAGTTGCTCCTCTCTCTTTAAACACTCACAGACACCCAGTTAGAGACTTTGCAAAAGAACTCACATACTATAgtacaaatttatttatcaaaactgAGCTAGCACCATAGGCACAGCAAATGCAAGAAGCATTCCTCTCCCCCTCTCTTGTTCACAGGCttcttaatttttatagaaAGAAAGGGGGCGGAGCTACCTATTTTATAAGTAGCCTTCAAGCctttactattttatattattacaattATCAAACATAGGGAACGGAGCCTTCAGCTtccaattttatattatttgctGATAGATAGGGCTTATAGCCCCCTAAATAGAGAGGCCTTTAGGGGTGCTGTGGAAGGTGCAGAGActctgaaatatttttctcGCTATGGCATTCTTTCCTCCAATTTTCTTATCACACAAGTGTAAAtcaattttcctttcctttatgGGGCTCAAACTATAAGGAACCAAAAAGCCTTGTGCTGGGCTGGGTCAACACTCTCATTCAACCCAACCATAAGACCGCTGGCCATCCAAAACAGGCTGTTACTAAGAAAATTTCTAACATAATGTAAAATTACCAAATGGAAAGCAAGTAGCCAGAGATTGAAGGAATTAAACTTACTTTTCCTGCAGTCGATGAATAATTTCTAGCTTTGTTCTTCCTGTTCCCCTTTTGGATAGTCGGTAGGCTACAATATGTTCATCATCCTTTATTGAAGCCAACGGTTCCAAAGGGTTCTCAAAATACCGATGGATCTGATGTTCATAAACctacaaaatcaaaaaaaaattcccatcTCCGAGAATTATCAGAAGTGAAAAAGTTACTttagagagaaacaaaaaagacCTCAAAAGCAGTGAAAGATATGTTTACCTCTGCAAGCAGAAGGCTTTCATCACCCTTCAAGCAGCATGCAGTACCCAATGCCTGGCTAAGATCTTTACAGCAACCATGTTTAAACACAGTCACAGTGTAAGGCATAGGAAGACAACTTCCATCACCATAAAACATGGTAACCATCATTATCCGTGTCACAGTTGAAGGAAGTGGCAATGATAAGTACATGAATGGGTCAAAAGTAATTGAGATTTTGCCACATACAGGGCAAACCAGCGTGGACTTGTATTGACCCTGAGAAAAATTATAAGGATATTTAGAGTCAAAGAAAACAGTATCTAGGAAACAAAATTTAATCCTAAGGTTGCAGCATGGTGTaaaaatttcatctttatttattaaaaaaaaaaaaaactaactggACTAAACACCTAAAGCCAATTTACTTCCCAAACAGATAATGGCTTCTTTAATAATCAAACCTTGAGGTTAGTTCCTAAAATTATTACCAGGAAAGTTTTAAAAGATTttgtctcttcctcttcttcttgctAGTTGGGTGTTTCCCTTTCTATACTTCCAATGTACTTGTGTTGCACCCCTCTGCcctctttaataaaatttcattacttgtaaaaaaatattaataggaaaagggtgcggctactatgccgccccatcttGACTGCTGGGCATACGGCCCAgcgtaaaaaagttttttttttctcttttttcttttcacatttttttaacatatttaaatacatttaaaaaataaaaaaaatacaccaatacatttaaaatcacttccttaatcattaagtaaaaataaaataaaaaattttgaccagcggtcaaatgGAGGTGTTAAAAGGAGTGGGCATAGTAGTGTTTTTCATAGGAAAAATACCCAATCTACTAATTTatttactaaaaatatttttttgacaagatctttattttgttataaataaaataatttagtataGAAGGCTAGAAGATTATAGAGCAACCGTATTCATAGAGGTGCTTGAAGGCTCCTACTTGATTAAAAATCTCTTTGACAGTATGGTGAGGCCATACTGATAAAAGCACAATTTTCAAATGTGGTAGACCATATTGGCTATGAAACGGACTTTATCACAGGTATTGAATATTTTAATCCTATGAAAAACTgatacaaattaaaagaattgctTACTTGGCAAACATCAACAATTACTGAATCATTCCGGGCCTTATGATACTTCCAGCACTCATATGCAACTTCCTCATCTGGTCGACCATCTGAATCCTTCGTTTCAATGTAAGGTTTTTGTTTGACACGATTCAGATCTTCATGCAGCCCATCTAGTAAGAAGGCAAGAAGTTCCTAGAGAGAAGAAATATCATCATTTAGAACATACATAAAGGTAATGTAAAATACAAACTATAACTGAGAATAAACACCAGTAACTCCAAAAGGCTACTCAATATCAAATGTGACGAGCAATCATACAATTGACAAAGAAGCAGCAAGACTAAAGCACAAAAATACAGCTCGCTAGGTCAAAACATCTATGCAGTCAGATGTTGCACATGATACAACATATAATTACTAAATATAATTACTTACACAATCATTTACTAAATAACTATCAGATGGAAGGGAGCAGCATAGAACTAATAGATCAGACTCAAGGAATGGATGAAGATTGTACAGGGAACAACCaacctttttttaaaacataatcatATGAGGTGGATTAAAAAATGGAATTCTTGAGATATTAATCACATAACAAAGTCTATGTACTCTTTTAAGCTTTTCCAAGATTTCCTCAGATTGACTTTCTTCCCACAATATAATACGGACATGATGAGACAACAGTCTCTATAAAATATAGCATGGCTAATATCAACTGACAAAAATAGCAGAGAAGTCAAGCACTTTGACATTTTGCAATACTAACCTGAGAATCATGCTGATTATAACCACTAAATTGTGGAGCAAATCGAGCAAGTTTCCCCTTAAATGCACGTGGAGCAATTGTTGTTCGCCCTGAAGACCACAATTTTCTCAGTAGCTCACCAAATGCAAGTGCAAGCTCACCCTGCACATTGCCAAcgaagttttaaattttaggtaGTTGAAAGACCAGCTATCACAATGAGCCATAATTTATCTCAATCCATAGGAAACAAGCAGAAGGGGAAGAATAGACAGCCTACATTCATTCCTAGTGGATTTTCTGTGTTGATCTCCTCAGAATAATCTTGCAAGAAATACTCAACAAGAGGGGGCGTGTGAACTAAACACTGAATGGCACTATTCATGAAACAAGTATTCCCCAGATTCTGCAGTCCTGCTAATCCTCCATGTTCTCCTTTTCTCCCAGAGTTATAACTATCATATCTACCATCTATATCACTAAATCCGGTGCTCAATGCACTTCCCCGATTCAAATTAAAACTATAACCTGTTGAATGCCCATTTGATGTGGTTGGCCCCCTGCAATTGTCAAAGATGATCTTGAAGGTTCTAGGGGTACCAGAGCTAACTCATTTCCTGTTGAATCCATGCCAAATTGAGAAGAATAATGTTCATCAACTTGTACCTCCAGAAGGATCTGTGGAGAAAAGAATGCATCAACAATGCAGCTGTGGTTTAATTTACATGAATCACCAAAAACGCAAATTTGGAGATCATCTTCAAAAGAACACATAGAACT includes:
- the LOC121236432 gene encoding LOW QUALITY PROTEIN: ubiquitin carboxyl-terminal hydrolase 9-like (The sequence of the model RefSeq protein was modified relative to this genomic sequence to represent the inferred CDS: inserted 1 base in 1 codon), with product MTIPDSGFMMENGPSCLPHPPEEENRIVTDLMNISENNLKEGNIYYVISNRWFTSWQRYVGQGNAESPTDKQLSGSWHSKVVPSKMADRPGPIDNSDIVLDINDHGSNDLEVRKSLHEGVDYVLVPQEVWEKLFDWYKGGPALPRKLILQEGVKHQQFNVEVYRLCLNLIDSRDNSQSVVRLSKKASIRELYDRVCALKGIAQGKACIWDYFNEKKHAPLNISNQTLEESHLQMDQHILLEVQVDEHYSSQFGMDSTGNELALVPLEPSRSSLTIAGGXTTSNGHSTGYSFNLNRGSALSTGFSDIDGRYDSYNSGRKGEHGGLAGLQNLGNTCFMNSAIQCLVHTPPLVEYFLQDYSEEINTENPLGMNGELALAFGELLRKLWSSGRTTIAPRAFKGKLARFAPQFSGYNQHDSQELLAFLLDGLHEDLNRVKQKPYIETKDSDGRPDEEVAYECWKYHKARNDSVIVDVCQGQYKSTLVCPVCGKISITFDPFMYLSLPLPSTVTRIMMVTMFYGDGSCLPMPYTVTVFKHGCCKDLSQALGTACCLKGDESLLLAEVYEHQIHRYFENPLEPLASIKDDEHIVAYRLSKRGTGRTKLEIIHRLQEKCTSDNLKGGGRKLFGTPLVTCLGEDALNGAGISIAVSRMLSPLRRRYSSSTKAHSSIENGFVSEAMDEPLDSYNAQSVPGGESIKNTEVEETSSRDLPFQLFLTNGSGLSCKPIEKDSLIKSSQLVKVFLDWSDKERELYDSSYLKDLPEVHKTGFTVKKTRQEAVSLFSCLEAFLTEEPLGPDDMWYCPRCKEHRQATKKLDLWMLPDILVVHLKRFSYSRYLKNKLDAFVNFPIRNLDLSKYVKGKDGQSHVYELYAISNHYGGLGGGHYTAYGKLINENRWYHFDDSHVSPVSETDIRTSAAYLLFYQRVKSEPRPVAGESSQSNMEF
- the LOC121236433 gene encoding glucan endo-1,3-beta-glucosidase 11-like isoform X2; translated protein: MVASIGINYGQIANNLPSPESVVPLVKTIGATKVKLYDADPRVLKAFANTGVEFVVGLGNEYLAKMKDPENAQAWVKTNVQAYLPATNITSIFVGNEVLTFNDTALAGCLLPAMQNVHTALVNLGLDKQVAVTTAHSLAILETSYPPSAGAFRRDLSGCITQILSFHAKTGSPFLINAYPYFAYKASPKHVTLDFVLFQPNPGVVDPVTNLRYDNMLFAQIDAVYAALASAGYKKLPVHISETGWPSRGDEDEVGATPENAKKYNGNLFKLMKKKGTPMRPSSDLNIYVFALFNENMKPGPTSERNYGLFKPDGTPAYALCIATNDGVSNTTNFGGSTPGGSTADSSTPGSSDTPLTPPTGYLSITSAAPERYQSVAAPAFLFFFMSMMMMMMMGLVHH
- the LOC121236433 gene encoding glucan endo-1,3-beta-glucosidase 11-like isoform X1; its protein translation is MELSTFRDCSSLILLFISGILLFPVMVASIGINYGQIANNLPSPESVVPLVKTIGATKVKLYDADPRVLKAFANTGVEFVVGLGNEYLAKMKDPENAQAWVKTNVQAYLPATNITSIFVGNEVLTFNDTALAGCLLPAMQNVHTALVNLGLDKQVAVTTAHSLAILETSYPPSAGAFRRDLSGCITQILSFHAKTGSPFLINAYPYFAYKASPKHVTLDFVLFQPNPGVVDPVTNLRYDNMLFAQIDAVYAALASAGYKKLPVHISETGWPSRGDEDEVGATPENAKKYNGNLFKLMKKKGTPMRPSSDLNIYVFALFNENMKPGPTSERNYGLFKPDGTPAYALCIATNDGVSNTTNFGGSTPGGSTADSSTPGSSDTPLTPPTGYLSITSAAPERYQSVAAPAFLFFFMSMMMMMMMGLVHH